The segment aatcacgtcgcaaagatatagcacattttaggcattcatcgggtgtgtaAGACAGTTCATTGAACACTcggatagtattgtccaaccaaaattcagcttgctcagcatcatcactgtctgtagctttaaattcagtagccccgtgctttcgaattctatcaaccggaggcttattcaacctcatctgatcaattaccggaggtatcgtaggtgcagggggtgtattattcgggagtgggggttgcggatcagccgtattagttcgaatgtattggttaaaccaatcattcatcacattataaaaggcttgtctagcctcgtcattttgATTGctcgcaataggttgagagtccaccggcgttGTCCGTCTTGTGAacaaagcgctacactctcgataTCATCACTCATCTTtcgatcgggatcgggatccattactatacgaaaacacatttttaactttcAGAAATCCTCACACTATCGTATtaacactatatggcatgtatagctagactcagaTATGTTaaattagtcctagaatcgactaaaccgtaactctgatactaataaaatgtaacacccccaacccgaATCTGAtcgccggattaaggctaagaggtattaccggactaaatatttaataatctcattcacattgaaaataaacataaacaaaAATCCAgttgaaatacatactgatatttaagttatacgtcattttcgtatggccagaatatttacaatttcaaaacatcgttatcatcagcctaacctatacatgccatatcgagtccaaaatataactgtacccaaaaagatcgatagtgtgataaactgctgatgatccccgagtcagtggccaaaatcaacaatctatacaacaaagaaataaagaacagagtaagctttcaaagcttagtaagttttaagtaatacaACAATTAAAACCTGTCATTTAAATCGAGCATTTAGTATCACAAAACTAATATTCTAATTAGTTATCACTTGgtcgaatatacacaagtacaccaatTAAAAATCCTATtggtcgaatatatatgtatataaatatatgaatacacaaagaaatttcagcacatactttactttactttatagctcatacaattaatttaaatcacatactttcatataatgacagacatcgaccgaataggtcataCTCTTATTAGTAGATAtagtaatcattcacacacatatatcgttctttgatgctaataattcactttaaaaatcaattcacatgccagtacataatacgtacctgactatcataatgtattatacataatcaatagtagtttacctcgaactttcgaattcataatcttacttgAATCACcagcgttaagcctgctaggtttaaaacccgaatcTAGTCATCAGAACAAAACCTGCGAGACTTTAAGCTCGAATATAATATCAGcactaagcctgcgggatttaacccggatataataccagcacgaagcctgcgggatttaaccaggatatattaccagcacaaagcctgcgagatttaacccggatataataccaacatatagcctgcgggtctttaagcccggatacacataaaatatcatgcatatttaatcatatattaacacatctcactcaacatatcacattagtagtcatttgctacattcggatacaaGCTCCATATGAATATCATCATTTACATtttggttcaaaagtcatacataaatatcacatatccatttcaccattcaagcttaaccaatagtgaccattcgactatcagtcatatacataatttatttatcacacaacttaattcaagtagaaccaaaaggtcacaattcatctaatataaaCATATCAAggtatcatcaattatatactaaaggtgactactcaaaacttacctcggatatacttgaacggttgcggaaaggctactcaattactttctcctttcccttatccaacttcgaccctctttgctcttgagcttccTCAAGCTTAAAATGACCGAATGTCTTGCCCTTTTTCTTCTTTAAAATTCGGCTAAGAAAACAAAGTTTCATCACcccctttttctattttttttattcatcAATATTATAAAATACAGAGCCATTTAGTTgccattaaattaataaataatacatatattttatattaaacatcaacatggccggccactacattaaaaatggataatttaacatgcaagtccattttttttttatatcatGGATTAATAGACTATTtttaaattaacctatcacatttcaaaaatgtctcacataagtcctatttaataaatttcatatacaaatgacaaaatcaaagcatgaaactttcacacatgcatttacacatataataagcatagaatataatggttaattatattttatgactcggttttgtggtcccgaaaccacttttcgacgaaggtcaaattagggctgtcacagcatgTGCCCCTATCtttaaggaaaaatttctaaagttgttGGTTTAGTTCTgaatcacttctaaaacatatattgggccctgtaggcccatattaaggactttaagatgaaatttgagaagaatttatctggaatgtaaagtttatgactcgattttgtataaatgttagtgtataagtccggtaatgcctcgtagccttATTCCGGTGACggcttggggttagggggtgttacagtttgttTAAAAACTAATTTATTGCATTTAATAGGCAATCTAGTTTTGCACTAATGATATTAGAGATGTATTCTTTCTATATAGGTATATACGTTCTTATGCTTCTTCAATTTTCCTTTCAATTGATGTAAGCTTTTAAGACCAACAAATCTTGAAAAACACAACTTTGAAATATCCCCCTTTTGAAAGAATTTTAGCCTTCTCAATCCACTACAGATCTTTGTATTTGAGAGGCCGAATTGTTATACGTCTTTAGAAAATCTAGATATATGAAACTTAGGTGGTGTGGAAAATCTATCTAACATGGTTATACAATTATCCAAGAAGTAATGAAATTTTGTAAGATTTGGTGCTAATGCTAGACTATGTCACATtgacttttcattttttttaagtaTTCATATTGGACACATTTACTTTTTCCATTCATATTTGGAAATTGGTGTGGAGACATGACATACATGTATACATGTCCCATACGAGTgaaaattaaatacttatattctattattttgtTTAGTACAATACATCAAATTGTTAACGAGTTTTTGTGAGAAATATTGAAGGAGCTTTACAAATGCATGGATGTATATATACCATGATATCTTAAGATATATGTTTGCTTATATTTGTTATAATAATGATCTTTAAATAATgcttattatgatatatatttatggttTTATGTCGGTTAatatataaaatcaaaataataataatagatggtaAAGACACGAAATTTTATGGAGGGAGATAGTACCTTAGCAACAAAAGTTATTTAGGATGATGAGCTGACGTTGATATTTTGTAAACTTTACGTGAATGAAGGTAATGTTGGTAATAGATCGACAACTTATCTAAACTCAAAAGGATGGGAAAATATCATTGCTCTTTTTcaagcaaaaacaaaaaaaaattatggaaaacctcaaattaaaaataagtgaGATACATTAAAAAGGGAATGGAGGTAATGGAGGGAGTTGCTTAAAGAATCTACAGGTATAGGATGGTGTCCATCTAAAAATACGGTCGACACTACCGAAGAATGGTGGGTTGAAAAAATATAGGTTAGTGTtaactttatcattattttaatgcataaagtttattgaaattaataatttacaaatataaaaatattagtataacatttaacatttaacatattATGTAGGAAAATCCTGATTTTAAAGGATTTAAGAAGAAAGGAATTGAACcatgattgaatgagttaatgtGGCAAATGTTTGGTGGCATTGTAGCCATTGGAGGAAATGCATGGGCACCTTCGTCTGGTGTTCTTCTGAGCGGAGTTCCAATGGGAGATTATACACCTAATGAGGGATTTGGTGATTTAGATGAACATAGTAATGAGAATGAAGGTATTCCTCCTAATGAGGTACCATCAAACCCTTCTCATAAAACTCCTAATCAAAGAAAGCAAACACTTGGGGTTGTACACGGTAAAGGAAAAAAATCAAGTTCAAGtagaaaatcatcaagaaataCATTAACTACGCAGATCGAGAAATTGTGTGAGAGTATGGCTAGTCCAAGGAAGTTagtgaatgaaattatttttcaTCACTCTCAATATATTATTTCAAATGCAATGGATGCTTTACATGCTTTGGGAGATGAAATTCCAAAAAAAGATGAACTGTACTATTTTTCCACCCAAATGTTCCAAATACCGGCAACATGAGAAGTGCTTTTAAACTTAGATCTAAATGTTAGGGTTTGGTGGCTTCAACGTGAGTATGTTGAACAAAATCCAATT is part of the Gossypium arboreum isolate Shixiya-1 chromosome 5, ASM2569848v2, whole genome shotgun sequence genome and harbors:
- the LOC108450874 gene encoding uncharacterized protein LOC108450874, whose protein sequence is MWQMFGGIVAIGGNAWAPSSGVLLSGVPMGDYTPNEGFGDLDEHSNENEGIPPNEVPSNPSHKTPNQRKQTLGVVHGKGKKSSSSRKSSRNTLTTQIEKLCESMASPRKLVNEIIFHHSQYIISNAMDALHALGDEIPKKDELYYFSTQMFQIPAT